One stretch of Bacteroidales bacterium DNA includes these proteins:
- a CDS encoding NAD(+)/NADH kinase translates to MLNKVAIYSKDSNPKTREGVSRLVTEFCRRGIKMLIHQKSEDHKICQGGDLIEHFSELSDLTELPEMVLSVGGDGTFLETVLKVKDLEIPIAGVNTGRMGFLANIPAEDISHSIDMLCSGEYEIVERCLLELSRPYGLFEGNASSALNEITVQKADLSMITINVYVDDIHLNTYWCDGLIISTATGSTAYNLSVGGPILSPEDESIIISPIAPHNLTIRPIIISGESRLRMVIEGRSHEYMTTCDFRSARVPFTEEIHIYRAPVKLKTVMLKGRDFYSTLRNKLMWGVDKRN, encoded by the coding sequence ATGCTGAATAAAGTTGCAATTTACAGTAAGGACAGCAATCCGAAAACCAGAGAAGGTGTTAGCAGGCTGGTAACTGAATTCTGCAGGAGAGGTATAAAGATGCTTATTCATCAGAAATCGGAAGATCACAAAATTTGCCAGGGAGGTGATCTTATTGAACATTTTTCTGAACTTTCAGATCTCACCGAGCTTCCTGAGATGGTCTTAAGTGTTGGCGGGGACGGTACTTTTCTTGAGACTGTTCTGAAGGTGAAGGACCTTGAGATTCCTATTGCCGGTGTTAATACAGGGAGAATGGGTTTTCTTGCCAATATACCGGCAGAAGACATATCACATTCGATAGATATGTTATGCAGTGGAGAGTATGAAATTGTTGAAAGATGTCTGCTCGAATTATCACGTCCGTATGGTTTGTTTGAGGGAAATGCTTCATCCGCACTCAATGAGATCACTGTTCAGAAAGCTGATCTCAGTATGATAACTATAAATGTCTATGTTGATGATATTCATCTGAATACATACTGGTGCGACGGACTGATTATATCCACGGCAACCGGCTCAACTGCTTATAATCTGAGTGTTGGCGGACCGATTTTATCACCTGAGGATGAAAGTATTATTATTTCTCCCATAGCTCCTCATAACCTTACCATAAGGCCAATTATTATATCAGGAGAGAGCAGACTCAGGATGGTAATTGAGGGGAGAAGTCATGAATATATGACAACATGCGACTTCAGATCAGCAAGAGTTCCGTTCACTGAAGAGATCCATATTTACAGGGCTCCTGTCAAACTTAAAACAGTTATGCTCAAGGGAAGAGATTTCTATAGTACACTCAGAAATAAGCTGATGTGGGGTGTAGATAAGAGAAATTGA
- a CDS encoding CBS domain-containing protein, translated as MVAKDLISEVIPSLKTSDLGQTALNWMEIFRVSHLPIVNNQDFLGLISDADIYDMNKPDEPIGNHELTLFKPYVGDEQHIFEVIGLASRLKLSVVPVLDNKNHFKGVITTSDLIRHIAGISSMDQPGGIIVLELIERDYSLSQIAQIVEGNNIKILSMYITSPPESTKLEVTLKVNTGDLVSVIKTFERYNYEVKTWVTTNDSMDRFYSERFDLLMKYLNI; from the coding sequence ATGGTTGCTAAAGACTTAATATCTGAGGTAATTCCTTCACTTAAGACATCAGATCTCGGTCAGACCGCGCTGAATTGGATGGAGATATTCAGAGTGTCGCATCTGCCGATTGTGAATAATCAGGATTTTCTCGGACTTATCTCTGATGCCGATATTTATGATATGAATAAGCCTGATGAACCAATTGGTAATCACGAGCTTACATTATTTAAACCTTATGTCGGTGATGAACAGCATATATTTGAAGTGATAGGACTTGCCTCGCGGCTGAAACTTTCAGTTGTACCGGTTCTTGATAACAAAAACCATTTTAAGGGTGTAATAACAACAAGCGACCTCATACGGCATATAGCTGGCATTTCTTCAATGGATCAGCCCGGCGGCATAATTGTACTTGAGCTGATAGAAAGAGACTATTCTCTGTCGCAGATTGCACAGATTGTTGAAGGTAACAATATCAAGATCCTCAGTATGTACATTACTTCTCCTCCCGAATCAACAAAACTGGAAGTGACACTTAAAGTAAATACCGGCGATCTGGTTTCTGTGATAAAGACTTTTGAACGATATAACTATGAAGTTAAAACATGGGTTACAACAAACGATTCGATGGATCGGTTTTATTCAGAGAGGTTCGATCTTCTCATGAAATATCTTAATATCTGA
- a CDS encoding alpha/beta fold hydrolase produces the protein MKLFCRKYGEGPPLIILHGLYGSSDNWATIAKNLSDIFTVYLPDQRNHGQSPHSDIHDYDSMREDLFELAADLSLKKFFLAGHSMGGKTAISFALKYPEMLNGLLIADISPFISEAHNKVAYSQHKSILEAMLSIDLTGISRRDDAEENLREKISDEKIRGFVLKNLQRSTKNNFTWKLNASSLLKNLDKIMSGVDRGALYSQSITGFPVIFLKGGDSDYILPSDFGDILKIFPAAEFAIAEKAGHWIHADRPDEVIKNIKRLL, from the coding sequence ATGAAACTATTCTGCAGGAAATATGGCGAAGGACCGCCGCTTATCATACTTCACGGATTGTACGGATCATCTGATAACTGGGCGACAATTGCTAAAAATCTTAGTGACATTTTCACTGTGTATCTTCCTGACCAGCGAAATCATGGACAATCACCTCATTCCGACATCCATGATTATGACTCAATGCGCGAAGATCTTTTTGAGCTGGCAGCTGATCTGTCACTGAAAAAATTCTTTCTTGCCGGACACAGCATGGGAGGAAAAACAGCAATTTCATTTGCTTTAAAATATCCGGAAATGCTTAATGGTCTGCTTATTGCAGATATTTCTCCATTCATAAGCGAAGCTCATAATAAAGTTGCTTACAGCCAGCATAAATCGATTCTGGAAGCTATGTTATCAATTGACCTGACTGGTATCTCCAGGCGGGATGATGCTGAAGAGAACCTCAGGGAGAAGATAAGTGATGAAAAAATCAGGGGATTTGTATTAAAGAATCTTCAAAGGAGTACCAAAAATAATTTTACCTGGAAGTTAAACGCATCTTCCCTTCTAAAAAATCTTGATAAAATTATGTCTGGTGTAGACAGAGGTGCTTTATATTCACAATCAATAACCGGATTTCCTGTTATATTCCTTAAAGGAGGTGATTCAGATTATATTCTCCCATCGGATTTTGGTGATATTTTAAAGATATTTCCCGCTGCAGAGTTTGCTATTGCAGAGAAAGCAGGTCACTGGATCCATGCTGACAGACCTGATGAGGTGATAAAAAATATAAAGCGATTATTATGA
- a CDS encoding pyridoxine 5'-phosphate synthase — protein MTKLSVNINKIATLRNARGGNIPNVLNAAINCQIFGADGITVHPRPDERHIRYNDVLEIKPLITTEFNIEGYPSVGFISLVLAVKPNQVTLVPDAHDAITSNAGWDTLRNRAFLTDIVSTFRKAGIRTSLFVDTNPVNIENAALTGTDRVELYTEPYATAFSVNAPEAVEPFVKAAEIARNAGLGLNAGHDLNLDNLRYFHQNIPWLEEVSIGHALISDALYLGLENTIQMYKRQLA, from the coding sequence ATGACAAAGTTAAGCGTTAATATCAATAAGATAGCAACCCTCCGAAATGCAAGGGGCGGTAACATTCCAAATGTACTGAATGCCGCCATTAATTGCCAGATTTTCGGAGCCGACGGGATAACCGTCCATCCCAGGCCCGATGAAAGACATATTAGATATAATGATGTACTTGAAATAAAACCTCTTATTACTACCGAATTCAATATTGAAGGATATCCTTCTGTCGGTTTTATAAGTCTTGTACTCGCTGTTAAACCAAATCAGGTTACACTTGTACCTGATGCCCATGATGCAATTACCTCCAATGCAGGCTGGGATACATTACGAAACAGGGCTTTCCTCACTGATATTGTATCAACTTTCAGGAAGGCCGGGATCAGAACCTCACTCTTCGTGGACACAAATCCTGTTAACATTGAGAATGCTGCATTAACAGGAACCGACAGAGTTGAGCTGTACACCGAACCATACGCAACAGCATTCAGCGTTAATGCTCCGGAAGCAGTTGAACCATTTGTAAAAGCTGCAGAGATTGCACGCAATGCCGGACTGGGTTTAAACGCAGGTCATGACCTCAACCTCGACAATCTGAGATATTTCCATCAGAACATCCCATGGCTAGAGGAGGTTTCAATAGGACATGCACTTATCTCAGACGCTCTGTACCTTGGTCTCGAAAATACAATCCAGATGTATAAAAGACAGCTTGCCTGA
- a CDS encoding isoprenyl transferase, with product MQLRNEININKLPSHVAIIMDGNGRWARQRGLDRIFGHQQGVNALRDVIEAAAEIGIKYLTCYAFSTENWGRPDEEVSALMGIMVQSLSKETDTLTKNNIRLIAIGDVDRLADDVRNRLNETINLTSVSTGLNLVVALSYSSRWEITEAARKIASDVKKGILLPEEINEDDFEKYLTTYDIPDPELMIRTSGELRISNFLLWQLAYTELYFTEKLWPDFGKDDFYTAIIDFQKRERRFGKTSEQVSEK from the coding sequence ATGCAATTGCGGAACGAGATAAATATCAATAAATTACCTTCCCATGTGGCAATCATAATGGATGGTAATGGCCGTTGGGCAAGGCAACGGGGTCTCGACAGGATTTTCGGACACCAGCAGGGAGTAAATGCACTGAGGGATGTTATTGAAGCCGCTGCAGAAATTGGTATCAAATACCTCACCTGTTATGCATTTTCAACTGAAAACTGGGGCCGGCCAGATGAAGAGGTTTCGGCTCTTATGGGAATAATGGTGCAATCGCTTAGTAAAGAGACAGATACTCTGACAAAAAATAATATAAGACTTATTGCAATTGGTGATGTTGACAGGCTGGCTGATGATGTCAGAAACAGACTCAATGAAACAATTAATCTTACATCGGTTAGTACCGGACTTAATCTTGTTGTTGCACTGAGTTATAGTTCCCGGTGGGAGATAACTGAAGCAGCAAGAAAAATAGCATCAGATGTTAAAAAAGGAATTCTGTTACCGGAAGAAATCAACGAAGATGATTTTGAAAAATATCTTACAACATATGATATTCCCGACCCTGAATTAATGATAAGAACAAGCGGGGAGCTGAGAATTAGCAACTTCCTTTTGTGGCAGCTTGCATATACTGAATTATACTTTACAGAAAAACTTTGGCCCGATTTTGGTAAAGATGATTTCTATACAGCTATAATTGACTTCCAGAAAAGAGAAAGAAGATTTGGAAAAACTAGTGAACAAGTTTCGGAAAAATAA
- the udk gene encoding uridine kinase yields MLIVGIAGGTGSGKTTVVRKVVEVFPNDEVIVIPQDSYYKDNGKISLEERQKINFDHPDSVEFELLIDHLKKLKEGEEVEMPIYSYITCLRSKETIPVKPSRVVIIEGILILTDPGLREMMDIKVFVDADADDRLGRVINRDIVERGRSVLKVLERYHDTVKPSHLQFIEPSKRYADIIIPGGGENQVGIEVLISIIEKHLLKSKS; encoded by the coding sequence ATGCTGATTGTTGGGATTGCCGGCGGGACCGGATCCGGAAAAACGACCGTTGTCCGAAAAGTTGTGGAAGTATTTCCAAATGACGAAGTTATAGTAATTCCTCAGGATTCCTATTACAAGGACAATGGAAAAATCTCACTTGAGGAGAGGCAGAAAATCAATTTTGACCATCCTGATTCTGTTGAATTTGAGTTACTGATCGATCATCTCAAAAAGCTTAAAGAGGGTGAGGAAGTAGAAATGCCAATCTATTCATATATTACATGTCTGAGGTCTAAAGAGACAATTCCTGTTAAACCCTCCAGAGTCGTAATCATTGAAGGAATTCTGATACTCACCGATCCGGGTCTGCGTGAAATGATGGATATCAAGGTTTTTGTCGATGCCGATGCCGACGACCGCCTTGGGAGGGTAATAAACAGGGATATTGTTGAAAGGGGCCGGTCGGTTCTTAAGGTTCTTGAGAGATACCACGATACCGTAAAACCTTCTCACCTTCAGTTTATTGAACCATCAAAACGATATGCTGATATTATAATTCCCGGCGGTGGTGAAAATCAGGTGGGCATTGAAGTCCTGATCTCAATTATTGAGAAACATCTTTTAAAAAGTAAATCATAA
- a CDS encoding 3'-5' exonuclease, whose protein sequence is MLDNIKVEDVLFLDIETVPGSPSYETLDPLFQTLWEKKSRQFRSPEQVAADVYERAGIYSEFGKIICISVGLIKEKNPYSFRLKSFYGDDEKVLLSEFSDMLYKFCRTNKEALLCAHNGKEFDYPYIARRMIINGMIIPEILDNAGKKPWEIKLLDTMDLWKFGDYKNYTSLDLLTSILGIPSPKDDIDGSMVAGIYYVEKDLKRIVQYCEKDVLAIGQVLLRFMNLPAISDDKIESVTFS, encoded by the coding sequence ATGCTTGACAATATAAAGGTTGAGGATGTCTTATTCCTTGATATAGAAACTGTTCCCGGGTCTCCTTCCTATGAAACACTTGATCCTTTGTTTCAGACTCTCTGGGAGAAAAAATCAAGACAGTTCAGATCACCCGAACAGGTTGCTGCTGATGTCTATGAAAGGGCAGGTATTTACTCGGAATTTGGGAAGATAATATGCATTTCAGTAGGATTGATAAAAGAAAAAAATCCTTACAGTTTCAGGTTGAAATCATTTTATGGTGATGATGAGAAGGTGCTTCTTTCAGAATTTTCTGACATGCTTTATAAGTTCTGCCGTACGAATAAAGAGGCTCTTTTATGTGCCCATAACGGTAAGGAATTTGACTATCCCTATATTGCACGGCGGATGATTATTAATGGTATGATCATTCCTGAGATACTCGATAATGCCGGGAAAAAACCATGGGAAATAAAACTTCTGGATACTATGGATCTCTGGAAATTCGGTGATTATAAGAACTATACATCACTCGACCTTCTTACATCGATTCTGGGTATCCCCAGCCCGAAGGATGATATTGACGGCAGTATGGTAGCAGGGATTTATTATGTTGAAAAGGACCTGAAAAGGATAGTACAGTATTGTGAGAAGGATGTTCTGGCTATAGGACAGGTTCTTTTAAGATTTATGAATCTGCCAGCGATCAGCGACGATAAGATAGAGTCTGTAACATTTTCATAA